The segment GTCACTTCAAATATCGCAAATGTTAATATGATTGATGATAATAAGGAGAAACGGAGATTTCAATGCTCGTGACAAGATCTTCAAGACAACCAAAAAAAGTAAACTAAGTCAACTTAatgtcatttaatttaaatgtacaaattaaaaaaagatatcaGTTCCGGAAATTGCTCAACAGAATCATCCATAGCTAAGAGAAATCTCCAACCaggattcttttttctttttttttttaatttccatcaTTAACAATTGGATTTACGTCCGATTAGCTAAATAATCTAACAAGAGTTCTGTCTAAGATACAAGAAAACTTTCGCTACTATCTGTAATCAAACGAAAACGGTATGATCACCGATGCTGATGAGAACAACTAGATTCCTCCACGCACACCTAAGCAACGAgatgatgaaaattttcaaaaggaaACATGACGCCATAGCATTACTTACATGCCAGAAAAAGCGATAGAAACGAGGacgaagaaaaatagaaaccGCGAACCGAGCAAAACCAAACGGATCTTCATATCCTGGGAAGAAActgcaacaacaacaacatcacTCAAAATCGCGTCAAGTTCGAAAAAATCCATTGGATTCAGAATTTCCAAGGCCCAAGGCCGAAGAACATCGGATACTTACAGTATTTCAGCTAAACGAACTCACAGTCAGTAATTTCCACTGCTACAGCTAGGCATACAATCCGTTTCAACAAATATTCAGTAATTTCAAGAACGCTATCTAATCCTGCAGTTCCTTAACCTCTATAACCGATCGAAAACACGTACCTGCGATTCGCCGAATCGAGATTGAGAAGCTGCAACGGAAAGAAAGACAATGGAAACTCGAGCACTTGTAGATCAGTACAATGGCGGGAAAGTATGAAGCGCTACAAAATGAGGGGCGCGGGCATTGTTTTAgggggaagagagagagagagagagagagaggaagaataTCGCGACGCGAAGCCGAAGGATCAGAGGATTTGTCCAAGAAACGGACCGGGTTTATCAAGTTAAATAAGGACACGTGGAGCGTGCTGGACTTTGATAGCCCCTGACGCCGTCTCCTTACTTGTCCTACACGTGTTAAAATTCGAAAATAGTTTGCACGAACTTTAaatattcttgtttttttaaaagtaagtacaacttattttaaaaaaatattctgccccaaatttttaattttttaaaaattcaacccaatttaaaattaattttttaaccatcaaatttaatttaaaattaaaaataaaattgcgacattatatatatattaaactttttttagatagtaaatgaattaaactactcataaaatatatatcttttaattttaatcttaaagaataaatataagCACGATTTTTAAGACTTactatggtttttttttttcaatcaaatttatttttaatattcttggCTTGgcttctaatttaaatttttaatatgtaaattgatcttattttaaattttgaccGTTAGATTTTTTACACCTGTCATTTTTAgctaaaaaatgatttaaaaaattacataaacttcttaattcatgaaaaaaatagaaagtatgaaattgtgatttatttttattttttaatatggagTGTAAATGAATGATCATAGGGTACGTATTGTTAGCCTACGAGAGATCTAATTACGAGCTactaaaaaaagttatatatcatattaatgTATGACtttgtattattaaaaatgaagaacgcTTTCAAACATCGAGGTCATAAGCACTCTATAAATATCTTgtgaacaaatattttaaattattaacaatCCTAATAATCTGGAGGAATAAGtactattattttcttaaatatcatCACAATTGTGGAGCATGAGCTTgggaaaggaaatgaaagatgccaatattatattaatgagCTACTACCAAACATATCTTCAATACGAAACATTCGTAATTACGTCAAATccgaaaaaataaagaaagaaaaaagaacaaacgaAAAACCTAACTTAAAGAGTCGGCTATAAAAAGTTGAGCTTGCAACCAGTCGTTCCCTCTCTCGATGCAACTCGAGGAATCGAGCACACCGCCGTTTAGAAGAGTAAACAGGTAGTTTCATGAAATTtgttatttcatttcaatctTGATTTTGGATGCGACCCATATGAATATTCACCTctaaatgtaaaaatataGCCGTTGGGACACCATAGTAGAAAGTTCAACTTGAAAACCAACCAGCTTAAATAAACGAAGATCGGACTTTCAATCCCActtatgtttctcattcttaacaaagTTAGACATATATGTCATTGTCTAGTTCGACGATGTTTGCTAGCATACTTTACTGGTCATGGAAATATTACTTTTTGGGACGGTATATTGTCAAATCTATAATTAAGGATAAGGATAAGCTAGAGTTAGATGATTCAATTCCTCTCCCCAAAAGGAATGATTGAGCTAAACAAAACAAGACCTCAATATTTCACcttataaaatatgatataaagTAGTATTAACATTAGAAGCAATCACATTCACATAATTCAAAGCAGCAATTAAAGATCTCACAGCAGGCAAGAGCGGCGGAGAGTTGTGTAAAAGCCACGATGCACCTGTCATTCATGTACATACAAGACTTTATGAAACACATGCAACAGAATCGGTCTATCAGTCGCCCACAGCAATTTGTAGCGGCTTTCACCAACATATCTGTTGCTTGAGTTGCCTTTATTTCCTTTCCTGGCTGCATATTCTCCGCGGTTGCTGTCAGGTTCCCAAATCCAACGCCTTGGTTCCCCAAGAAAACGATCTCTTGCCCCTTCCATTCTACCTTATTCGACTTCCACATGTCCATTCTCTTACGCATCTGttttatataacaaaattagCAATTTTCTTTGGGTAATGTAATGATTTGAAGGTAAACAAATGTTCGATTCATGGGATTTTTGAAGAATTTAATCTAAACGGTGCTACTCGTGTTTTCAAAAGGGGGGGTGTTGGGAACCACAGACCTCCCCTTAATTAACCAaagtgggactccctcccgaCAATCCTCAATAATCTTCcgctcgaacaaaatacatcaTATAGCCTCCTCCCTCGAGGCCTATGGAGTCTTGGAatagtctccccttaatcgagtttcaactcctttggagtcctcaaacaaagtacaccctttgttcgacacttgagaattctattgataCGACTCTGGTACAATGTTAGAAACTACGAacctccataatggtatgatgagcataagctctcatgactttacttttggtttccccaaacgTTCCCGTACCAATTTAGATGTATTCCTTGCTTATAAAGACATAtcctccccttaattagccaacgtgagGCTACCTCACAATAATCCTTCCATTTCACTACCATTTCACTATTCTAGTGAGAATATGGGTAGTAAAAGAATCCCAAATGGTTATAATTTTACCAAGATTCTTGGACAGtggaaaaaattattaaatatgacTATTGATTGACTTGCTAAGGCCTAAGGCAGACCCAAAAAGCCAAAGGTTTCTAAACTCAAAACTATGAAATATATGGTTAATCATAGTTTTGCTCATTTATCAAAAGAACTGCTAGCAATAATCTTCCGGCCGCTCAAATATTCTCCTGAAAACAAGGGTAGATTCCAGAAGTTTAGAGGGAAATCTTACCTCCTGTACGATAATGGATGGTGGAGTTTTTTTCCCTTCCTTGGTCAGCATTAGAATCAAACGTGTATACTCGGACGGAAACGCAGTTTGTTTGCTCATACAAGCAATCTGGAAGAGGCAAATCAAACAGATCAAACCGGGATTAGATAAACTATCATAGGATCCAATTCAATCTCAAAAGCTTAAGCTAATTGCAATTTCATCCACCGTGATCATTATGGTTGACCCTAAACAAACAGCTATAAGCCACGAACCTTATCTTCTAGGTCCTTGCTTTCCAATAACCATGCATGTGAAGTCATTATATCAATTTGTCTTCTCGCAAGCACCTGCAGAATAAAGAATGAGTAAGAGAATAAAGGAGGTTAGGAATcagactctccacaatggtatgatattgtcatgtcattttgagtataagctctcgtggctttgttttttgtttccccaaaaagcttcgtaccaatgaagatagtgttttttataaacccatgatcttcctctaTTTCCTGTTAATTAGCTAACGTGGGACTTATGTTGGCGGAAGAAATCCCAAAAGCAAATTATAGTAGATGATCCTTTGTACTAATTCATCAacaaaaagtaatatttaGCAGGAAGGAAGAACCAGTACCCTATCAAGAAGCAGTTCTTTAGCTCGTTGGGATTTGAGATGGATTGCGGAATCGCTCATATCCGCTAAGATGCCACTAACTTTGAACGACTCAGGAAAACTTCCATTGTATCGGCCTGATACTATCAATGGGCTTCCACATGCAAGGTCCGGAATTTGAGTTGGAAACAACTACACAAGAACATCATGTTGGAAAGGAATGTCAAGATGCAGTCAGAAAATAAGAGAGTAGTGTCTGTGGAAGAAAGATCGGGACTTCAAAAGTATGACTGAAAACAGAAAGAAGTTGTTCAAGAATTGTTAACCTCAAGGGAAGCAAGATGCTTGAAAGCATCCACGGTGATGTTGGCGAGAAAGAGAGATGAGGCTTTTGTGAATAACATCTGGAACCGAGAATCAATCAAATCTGGCCAAAACAAGACGAAGAAATTAGATGGATGaacaataaaacataaacAGCTCttactcattaaaaaaaaaaaaaaaaccttaaaaaacgGGGCTTATTTCGTGTGATGAATCTCTAAGattttatagtttttgtttAGCTTACTGTTTAACTCTACCATATTAATTAAGGCTGCTACCTCAAGTTCATTCAAATCAGTCTAATGAACAACACCCTCTTATCAAAGTAAGAACCGATAGGAATTTTTACCTTATAGTCATGGAGccaaaaaaaattcctttCGAAACGATTTATTGCTTCAATACAAGAAAATTACGGGAGTACCACAAGAAAATGGATCATTATAGCATCAGTCAGAGAAAGAGATATTCACCTACATCATAAGCAGCATCGTAAACACCCCTTCCAATTTCTGATAGCATTTGTAAGAAGTAATGGTTGCAATATGTACCTGGGAAAAGATTTAAACATCAATAAACGTAAAATTTCAGATCGAATGCAAGTAACTGTTGACATTATAGATGAGCCAAATTAATGGGAAGCAGTTAATAAAGAGCAAAAGGAAACCATAAATACCATGGAGACTATGATCAGGTTATGCCAGTAGAATTATTATCATGTAAACCCACATTGTTTGCGAATGAAACAAGTGTTGTTGTCTTTCCCCCCCCCCCNNNNNNNNNNNNNNNNNNNNNNNNNNNNNNNNNNNNNNNNNNNNNNNNNNNNNNNNNNNNNNNNNNNNNNNNNNNNNNNNNNNNNNNNNNNNNNNNNNNNNNNNNNNNNNNNNNNNNNNNNNNNNNNNNNNNNNNNNNNNNNNNNNNNNNNNNNNNNNNNNNNNNNNNNNNNNNNNNNNNNNNNNNNNNNNNNNNNCCCCCCCCCCAAGTTATTGTGTATGCTAAAATCAAAATAGTCTAGTCAGTTCAATAATCATAGGGCCCTGCCTTGAGGAGTGTCCTAAAACGAGATCAATAATTGAAGCAATATAGCCTTCGATTTCATTCACATTTGGTGGGTCCTCTCAGACACTATTTCAGGGAGCGAACTCGTTTTCTTCAAGGATTTGAACTTAAGCAGAATTTAaacaattgtttttatttaaatttttttactcaGGACATCAAGTATTTCTTGAAAGAACAGCAAGGCAAGGTCTTACCAATACCAAAAGTACATAAACGAGGAGAGATCGTCTTTCCACTCTTCAAAGAAGCTTTCACAAGATtacatatttctctctcattatTAACAGAGCCATCTGTAATGAGAAAAATGAGGGGAATTGAATTTCCAGTTTCAGCCAACATCTTTATAGCCTGCAATAGAATAACACTGTGAACCAAAAACCTCTATGAAGATGACCAAATGAAAAGGGTTCACACACCTTAATTGCTAACTAAACACAATGGAAGGTAATGTAGTTAAGGCTTATGGGCTAAGGTTACCTGTTCCACGGGAAGCAGGATGTTAGTGCCACCATTAGCTACTAGATTAGCGTCAATCCATTCTGTTGCTCTAGTAATTGCTTCGTCGGTTGCTTGCTCCATCGatgatgaaaataatttagtgTCTCCATTGAACGCTATAATGTTAAATGTATCTTCATGATTCAACTTTGAAATTGAAGCGAGCACTGCGCGTTTTGTACTCTCGAGAGGACCACCCTTCATGCTTCCACTTATGTCAATAATAAATA is part of the Cucurbita pepo subsp. pepo cultivar mu-cu-16 chromosome LG12, ASM280686v2, whole genome shotgun sequence genome and harbors:
- the LOC111807537 gene encoding uncharacterized protein LOC111807537 isoform X2, which gives rise to MEDAEAIQKLAKSEDGKFLKGRRIYTLKIPKVDGGCTLSVRINWSQRIPYLDDLFCLNVPFNFPAYLVPPGKKVKNIQKILLHINSGISSEIVCKHTSHPMKILSREVGSLSFSNETEVSAWSNIDFELSYSISPSDLFGGVLLQSPSLHDFDQREMFCLYIFPGQNQNRKVFRKEVVFIIDISGSMKGGPLESTKRAVLASISKLNHEDTFNIIAFNGDTKLFSSSMEQATDEAITRATEWIDANLVANGGTNILLPVEQAIKMLAETGNSIPLIFLITDGSVNNEREICNLVKASLKSGKTISPRLCTFGIGTYCNHYFLQMLSEIGRGVYDAAYDVDLIDSRFQMLFTKASSLFLANITVDAFKHLASLELFPTQIPDLACGSPLIVSGRYNGSFPESFKVSGILADMSDSAIHLKSQRAKELLLDRVLARRQIDIMTSHAWLLESKDLEDKIACMSKQTAFPSEYTRLILMLTKEGKKTPPSIIVQEMRKRMDMWKSNKVEWKGQEIVFLGNQGVGFGNLTATAENMQPGKEIKATQATDMLVKAATNCCGRLIDRFCCMCFIKSCMYMNDRCIVAFTQLSAALACCEIFNCCFELCECDCF
- the LOC111807537 gene encoding uncharacterized protein LOC111807537 isoform X1, with amino-acid sequence MAGEFSNCVEYGLHLSKRIYYGKGSAPAALGRQMSRVSEDYLPTAPMVYAVIPDPTIVDNPDVPSYQPYVHGRCVPPVLIPLHMNGVAMEIDCCFDTAFIGVSGTWRVHCVMAGKGCECLIAVPMGEQGSLLGVEVDVTGTSYRTQLVSMEDAEAIQKLAKSEDGKFLKGRRIYTLKIPKVDGGCTLSVRINWSQRIPYLDDLFCLNVPFNFPAYLVPPGKKVKNIQKILLHINSGISSEIVCKHTSHPMKILSREVGSLSFSNETEVSAWSNIDFELSYSISPSDLFGGVLLQSPSLHDFDQREMFCLYIFPGQNQNRKVFRKEVVFIIDISGSMKGGPLESTKRAVLASISKLNHEDTFNIIAFNGDTKLFSSSMEQATDEAITRATEWIDANLVANGGTNILLPVEQAIKMLAETGNSIPLIFLITDGSVNNEREICNLVKASLKSGKTISPRLCTFGIGTYCNHYFLQMLSEIGRGVYDAAYDVDLIDSRFQMLFTKASSLFLANITVDAFKHLASLELFPTQIPDLACGSPLIVSGRYNGSFPESFKVSGILADMSDSAIHLKSQRAKELLLDRVLARRQIDIMTSHAWLLESKDLEDKIACMSKQTAFPSEYTRLILMLTKEGKKTPPSIIVQEMRKRMDMWKSNKVEWKGQEIVFLGNQGVGFGNLTATAENMQPGKEIKATQATDMLVKAATNCCGRLIDRFCCMCFIKSCMYMNDRCIVAFTQLSAALACCEIFNCCFELCECDCF